The genomic region GTCGACGTCCGAGTCGGCCTCGGGGATCTGGGTCATGACCGTGTCCTCGCCGTAGGCGTTCTCGTCGACCGGCTTGCTCTCGTACTGCCAGCCCGCGGCCTGCAGGCACGCCTTCACCGAGTCCATGTTCTTGAACTTGAAGTCCGGGACCTTGATCTTGTCGGCGTCGTTGTACGACTCGTCGGGCTCCGTGCAGACCGTCGTCTCGATCTTCTTCGTCGTGTCCGGCCCCTTGTGCCCGGCGACCGCGGACGCCGAGGCGCTGGGGCTGCTGTCGCCTCCCGCGTCGTCGCCCTTGTCCCCGCCGTTCAGTGACAACGCGGCGATCAGCCCGCCGATGGCGGCGAGCGCGACGACGATCGAGCCCACGATCACCGGCATGTTGCTCTTGCGGCCGCCACCGGGCGCGGGGGCCGAGGGCTGCGGAGTGATCGTGTACGGCGGCGGGGTCGAGTAGCCCTGTTGTGGCTGCTGGTGCTGCGGCTGCTGAGGGGAGTACGCGGCGGTCTGGGGCGGCGTCTGGTAGCCGCCCTGCTGCGGATAGCCGTACGACGGGGCGGGCGTGGACGCGGGCGTCGGGGTCGGCGGGCCGTAGGCACCCGGCTGGTACGGCGTCTGCACGTTGCCCTGCGGAGCCTGGGCCGACTGGTCGACCGGCGGGAACACGGCGGAGCCGACGCCCGCGCCGCTCGACGTCTGGGCACCCGGCACGATGCTCGGCGGCGTGGCCTGGAACGACTGGGCGACGCGCAGGCACTCGTCGCGCATCGACTCGGCGTTCACGAAACGCTCGTTCGGGTTCTTCTTCAGTGCGCGGGTGACCAGCGCGTCCACGGCCGGAGGCAGCGAGCGGTTGATCGAGGAGGGCACGACGGGCTCCTCCTGGACGTGCGCGTACGCGATCGCCAGCGGCGAGTCCGCCTCGAACGGCAGCCGCCCGGTGACCAGTTGGAACAGCATGATGCCGACCGAGTACAGGTCCGAGCGGGCGTCCACGCCGCGGCCGAGGGCCTGCTCCGGGGAGAGGTACTGCGGGGTGCCGACGACCATGCCGGTCTGCGTCATCGACGTGACACCGGACTGCATGGCGCGGGCGATGCCGAAGTCCATCACCTTGACGACGCCGCGCTTCGTCATCATCACGTTGCCCGGCTTGATGTCGCGGTGGACCAGGCCCATCTCGTGGCTGATCTCCAGGGCCGCCAGCACGTCCGCGGTGATCTTCAGGGCCTTGTCGGCGGGCATGGCGCCGTACTGCGCGATGTCCTGGTCGAGGACCGAACCGAGCGGGCGGCCCTCGACGTACTCCATGACGATGTACGGGGTCGGCGCTCCGGCGCCCGCGGTGGAGCCGCCGTCGAGCAGCGTGTCCTCGCCGGTGTCGAAGACCGAGACGATGTTCGTGTGCGTGAGCTTGGCCACCGCCTGGGCCTCGCGCCGGAAGCGCTCGCGGAAGGCCTGCTCACGGCCGAGCTCGGTGTGCAGTGTCTTGATCGCGACCTGTCGGTCGAGCACCGAGTCGTACGCAAGATGGACCGAGGCCATGCCGCCTTCGCCGAGCAGGTCACGCAGTTGGTAGCGGCCGCCGGCGACCGAACGCCCCGCATACCGGTCATGTGCGCCGTCCTGGCTCATGTCTCTGCGTCCCCCATCGGCGTGCGCCGTCACGCGGGCCGAACTGCTGCTGTGGCTCCCGCGGCGGTGATCCTTAGTGTGATTCCCGGCCAAGTCTGCCGGAGGCCACTGACACGTCAAGCTCGGTGCCCGATCCGTGACCGTACGCGAAAGAAGAGTCGCGGAAGCGTTACAGGTGCCGTCCGGCAGGTACACAGAATTTGCACCCGCGGACCGGCTGCGGGTTTCATGGCCGGTCCATCTCGGGTCGGCCTCGCGCACGGAGGCTGTAGCGTGGCCCGACGGAGACCGTAACAACCACCGCGCGTACTTCGACCGGTGCGGACAGAAACGACGGCGAGGACTGATGGCACAGCAGCAGCGCGCTCAGGGCCCGTCCGACCCCGAGGCGACTGGCGGCGGTATGTCAGATGCGCCGGAGTTGTGGGGTAACGGCGGGCTGGTCGGGGACGGCCGATATCGGCTGACCCACAGACTGGGCCGGGGTGGTATGGCCGAGGTCTTCGGGGCCGAGGACGTCCGTCTGGGGCGGACGGTCGCGGTCAAGCTGCTCCGCTCCGACCTGGCCGAGGACCCCGTCTCCAAGGCTCGCTTCACGCGTGAGGCACAGTCGGTGGCCGGCCTCAACCACCACGCGGTGGTGGCGGTCTACGACTCCGGCGAGGACGTGGTCGGACACCAGACCGTCCCGTACATCGTGATGGAGCTCGTCGAGGGCCACACGATCCGTGACCTGCTGCTCAACGCCGAGGCGCCCGGGCCCGAGCAGGCGCTCATCATCGTCTCCGGGGTGCTGGAAGCGCTTGCGTATTCGCACCAGCACGGCATCGTGCACCGCGACATCAAGCCCGCGAACGTGATCATCACCAACACCGGTGCGGTCAAGGTGATGGACTTCGGCATCGCGCGCGCCCTGCACGGCGCCCAGTCCACGATGACTCAAACCGGCATGGTCATGGGCACGCCCCAGTACCTCTCGCCGGAGCAGGCGCTCGGCAAGGCGGTCGACCACCGCAGCGACCTGTACGCGACGGGCTGCCTCCTCTATGAACTCCTCGCGCTGCGGCCGCCGTTCACCGGTGAGACGCCGCTGTCGGTGGTCTACCAGCATGTCCAGGACATTCCGGTGCCCCCTTCCGAGGTCTCGGACGCGGCGCCGCCGGAGCTGGACGGCCTGGTCATGCGCTCGCTCGCGAAGGAGCCGGACGACCGGTTCCAGACCGCGGAGGAGATGCGCGGGCTCACCCAGTACGGGCTGCAGATGCTGTACGACCAGGGTGGCCACACCGGGACCTGGAACACCGGTCCCGTGGAGATGTACGAGTCCGTGAACACCCCGGCGATGGGCTTCGCGGGCACCGCCGGGATGCCGCACCCCAGCGACTCGGGCACCACCCAGATCCCGTCACCGATACTGCCGCCCGGCCGTGGTGGCGGAGGCGACGACGGGGGCTTCGAGGGACACGGCAACCGGGGCAGCGGCCGCGGCAAGCTGTGGATCCTGGCGGTCTTCGCGGTGGTCGCGATCGCGGCGGGGGTCGCGCTGGCGCTGCAGAACGGCGCCGGGAACGGCGGCGGGAACGGCACGACGCAGTCGCCGACCGCCTCGCAGACCGAGAAGGAAGCGACTCCGAGCGAGGACCCGTCCGAGGAGCCGTCGGACGAGAACACCGAGAAGGACACCAGCACGGGCGGCAACTCGGACTTCACGCCGTCGTTCACACCATCGCCGAGCAAGTCCCCCACGCCCTCGGAGACCGAGCCGTCGGACCCGGAGGTGACGCCTTCGGACGAACCGACCGAGCCGACGGACCCGGAGGTGACGCCTTCGGAAGAACCGTCCGAGCCGGTGGAGACGGGCAACGACGGTGGCCAGACCGGCGCGGATGCCGGCGGCGTGGGCTGACCCGGCTTCCTTCTTCACGACCATCACGCGCGCGCGTGGGACCCGGAATCGGGCTCCACGCGCGCGTGGCTTTTCCCGTTCACGAGTTCCTGGGCCGAGCCGACGGACACGGGTGAGCGTCACCCGACGAACGCCTCGCACACCGCGTCGTACTCGCGCGTCCACCACACCGCCAGCGCGGAGACCGCGGGGAACTGCGGGTCGGCGCGGGTGTCCCCGCGCTCGTAGTGCCAGCGCAGTATCCAGAAGTCGTTGAGCCGCTCCCACCACACGCGGTGCACGGCGGCCGAGAGCTCGGACGGGGTGGCCCGCGCGGATCGCCGGTACGCGCGCGCGTACGCCCGTACCTTCGTCAGGTCGAGCGTGCCGGCGGGACGTACGAAGAAGATCACCGCGGCGCGTACCGCCTCCTCGGCCTGCGGCTGGACGCCGAGCCGGTCCCAGTCGACGATCGCGGCGGGGGTGTCTCCCCGGTAGAGCACGTTGAAGGGGTGGAAGTCCCCGTGCACCCAGCCCACGGAGCCGCCCTGCGGGGGCCGTCGGTCCGCGTGCCGCTCCAGGAGGGCGCGCCGCTCCAGGAGGCGGTGGCGGGCCAGTTCGTCGAAGGCGTCCGCCGGGTGGTGGCGGCGTACCCGGGCGAGCAGGTCGTCGATGAGCGCGAAGGTGTCGGCGGGGTCCGCGCTCTCCGCGCGCTCCTCGGACTGCCGCGGCGGCATCACCCGCTCCAGGGACGCGTGTACGACGCCCAGGAGGGCCCCCAGGCGCCGGCACTGCACCTCGGTGAGCTGGGCGCCGCTGCGGTGGCGTCCGTCGATCCAGGGGTGCAGCGCGTACGCGTGGCCGCCGATGACGGCGACCGTGCGGCCGTCGGTGCCGGTCAGCGGCGGGGCCACCGGGACGCCGAGGTCGGCCAGGCGCTGGGTCGCGCAGTGCTGGCGGGCGATCGCGGCGGGGTCGGCGGTCTCGGGGTCGAAATGGTGCTTGAGGAAGTACCGGCCCTGAGTGGTGGCGAGCCGGTAGCCGCGGTTCAGCAGCCCTTGGTCGACGGGTTCGCAGGCCAGCGGGACCCCGGCGGCGTACCGCCGCAGCAGGGCGCCCAGCGGGGGTGCGGGGGAGAGGGTGGGCGAAACAGATGAGCGCGGCACGCGCCAGATGTTAGGGCACCCGAGAGGCCCTTGACCTCGGGCTTGTCACGGACGGTACGTGTGTGGCAGCAGCGGGCCATGGCCGGTGGAGTGCACGGTGGTGTGCGGCACCACGGAGGGGTCGGCCTCTACGGAGTGCGCGGACAAGAGCGGCCTCTACGGAGTGCGCGGAAAACGCGGAAGGCTCAGCGCTGCTTCTCCGCCTGCATCCGGGCCACGTACGCGGCCGCCTGCGCACGCCACTCCCTACCGAGTTTGGAAAGCAGACTAACCCGAGGTGCCCGCCATGATCGCGTCGAACAGCGCCTCGTCGTCGGCGTAGGACGTCAGCGTGAGGCATTTGATGCTTTCGTCCCGCGAGCGGATCTCGCGGCACACCTCGACTCCGCTGCCGTCCGGCAGCCGTACGTCGAGGACGGCGACGTCCGGGTGCGTGGCCGGAATTCGCGCCAGAGCGTCGGCCGCCGTACCGGCCTCGCCGACCACCACGATGTCGTCCTCCACCGAGAACAGTTCGTGAACACCGCGGCGGACCACCTCGTGGTCATCGAGAAGAAATACAGTGATTTTTCCCTCTTCGTGCACGGAGTCAGTGCCACACACGATCTTTCCGACCGCCCCGGTCGAGCTCTTCCCGTCCCCGGGGTGACCGGGATAACGTGCCGGTGTTCCGGCCCCCTGCAAGGCTGTAACCAGTGCTGTGACCAGCGGCTGTTCCCGACCCGCGCGAAGTGATCGGATTTTCGAGTCGAAGGTACTCGGAAATCCGATCAAATCGCAGGTCAGGATGGGTCTCGCAAAATGTGGAGCACTGGGTAACGTGGTGGTTGCAGGGCGCTCGCCGGGGCACCTGTTACGCCTGTTCCCGGCCGAGGGCACCCACCCCGTGCGCGGGTACGGAGATCAGGCGAGCCGCACTGGCCACCCGGCAACCCCGGGGGCCGGACCGACGGAGGAGCACACGTGACCGTGGAGAGTACTGCCGCGCGCAAGCCGCGACGCGGCGCGGGTACCAAGCGCACCGCTGCGAAGAAGCCGCCGGGCGCCCAGCCCGACCTCGTACAGCTGCTGACCCCCGAGGGCAAGCGCGTCAAGAATGGCGAATATGACGCGTACGTAGCCGACATCACCCCCGAAGAGCTCCGCGGCCTCTACCGCGACATGGTGCTCACCCGCCGCTTCGACGCGGAGGCCACCTCTCTCCAGCGCCAGGGCGAGCTGGGCCTGTGGGCCTCGCTGCTCGGCCAGGAGGCCGCCCAGATCGGCTCCGGACGGGCCACCCGCGAGGACGACTACGTCTTCCCGACCTACCGCGAGCACGGCGTGGCCTGGTGCCGCGGGGTCGACCCGACCAACCTCCTCGGCATGTTCCGCGGTGTGAACAACGGCGGCTGGGACCCGAACAGCAACAACTTCCACCTCTACACGATCGTCATCGGCTCGCAGACGCTGCACGCCACCGGCTACGCCATGGGCGTCGCCAAGGACGGCGCCGACTCGGCCGTGATCGCGTACTTCGGAGACGGCGCCTCCAGCCAGGGCGACGTCGCTGAATCGTTCACCTTCTCCGCGGTCTACAACGCTCCCGTCGTGTTCTTCTGCCAGAACAACCAGTGGGCCATCTCCGAGCCCACCGAGCGCCAGACCCGCGTCCCGCTCTACCAGCGCGCGCAGGGCTACGGCTTCCCGGGCGTCCGCGTCGACGGCAACGACGTCCTCGCCTGCCTGGCCGTCACCAAGTGGGCCCTGGAGCGGGCCCGCCGGGGCGAGGGGCCCACGCTCGTCGAGGCGTACACGTACCGCATGGGCGCCCACACCACCTCGGACGACCCGACCAAGTACCGGGCTGACGAGGAGCGCGAGGCGTGGGCGGCGAAGGACCCGATCCAGCGCCTGCGCACGTACCTGGAGGCTTCAAACCACGCGGACGAGGGATTCTTCGCGGAACTCGAAGCCGAGAGCGAGGCGTTGGGAAGGCGAGTGCGCGAAGTGGTCCGTGCCATGCCGGACCCGGACCACTTCGCCATCTTCGAGAACGTGTACGCGGACGGACACGCGCTCGTCGACGAGGAACGGGCCCAGTTCGCGGCCTACCAGGCGTCGTTCGCCGATGAAGGGGAGGGCAAGTAGCGATGACCGCGGAAAAGATGGCGCTGGCCAAGGCGCTCAACGAATCGCTGCGCACGGCCCTCGACGCCGACCCCAAGGTCCTGATCATGGGTGAGGACGTCGGCAAGCTCGGCGGTGTGTTCCGGGTGACCGACGGCCTGCAGAAGGACTTCGGCGAGGAGCGGGTCATCGACACCCCGCTCGCCGAGTCGGGCATCATCGGCACGGCGATCGGCCTCGCGCTGCGCGGCTACCGCCCGGTGGCGGAGATCCAGTTCGACGGCTTCGTCTTCCCGGCGTACGACCAGATCGTCACGCAGCTCGCGAAGATGCACGCACGGGCGCTGGGCAAGATCAAGCTCCCCGTCGTGATCCGCATTCCGTACGGGGGCGGCATCGGCGCGGTCGAGCACCACTCCGAGTCCCCGGAAGCGCTCTTCGCGCACGTCGCGGGCCTCAAGGTGGTCTCCCCGTCGAACGCCTCCGACGCGTACTGGATGATGCAGCAGGCCATCCAGAGCGACGACCCGGTGATCTTCTTCGAGCCCAAGCGGCGCTACTGGGACAAGTCCGAGGTGAACCGCGAGGCGATCCCCGGCCCGCTCCACAAGGCACGCGTGGTGCGCGAGGGCAGCGACCTGACACTGGCCGCGTACGGGCCGATGGTGAAGGTCTGCCAGGAGGCCGCGGCCGCCGCCCAGGAGGAGGGCAAGTCCCTCGAAGTGCTGGACCTGCGGTCCATGTCCCCGATCGACTTCGACTCCCTCCAGACCTCGGTCGAGAAGACCCGCCGCCTGGTCGTGGTCCACGAGGCACCGGTGTTCCTGGGGACGGGCGCGGAGATCGCGGCCCGGATCACGGAGCGGTGCTTCTACCACCTGGAGGCGCCCGTGCTGCGGGTGGGCGGCTATCACGCGCCCTACCCGCCGGCACGGCTGGAGGATGAGTACCTGCCGGGTCTGGACCGGGTGCTCGACGCCGTCGACCGCTCGCTGGCGTACTGAGGAGAGGGTCGTGACGACGATGACTGAGACTGCCTCGGGACTTCGCGAGTTCAAGATGCCCGACGTGGGCGAGGGTCTGACCGAGGCGGAGATCCTCAAGTGGTACGTCCAGCCCGGTGACACGGTCACCGACGGCCAGGTGGTGTGCGAGGTCGAAACCGCCAAGGCCGCGGTCGAGCTGCCGATTCCCTTCGACGGGGTGGTGCACGAGCTGCGCTTCCCCGAGGGGACGACGGTGGACGTCGGCCAGGTGATCATCGCGGTGGATGTGGCGGGTGGCGGGGCCGCTCCGGTCGCGACACCGGTCGCGGCCCCGACCGAGGCGGGGGCTCCGGCCGGCTCGGCTCCGGCGACTCCCTCCGCTCCATCCACCCCATCGACCCCGTCCTCTCCCACTGCTCCGCTCGCTCCGGTGGCTCCGGTGGCTCCGGTGGCTCCGGTGGCTCCGGTGGCTCCGGTGGAGCAGACCGGGGCTCTTCCTGAGAAGCCC from Streptomyces sp. NBC_00878 harbors:
- a CDS encoding protein kinase, which gives rise to MSQDGAHDRYAGRSVAGGRYQLRDLLGEGGMASVHLAYDSVLDRQVAIKTLHTELGREQAFRERFRREAQAVAKLTHTNIVSVFDTGEDTLLDGGSTAGAGAPTPYIVMEYVEGRPLGSVLDQDIAQYGAMPADKALKITADVLAALEISHEMGLVHRDIKPGNVMMTKRGVVKVMDFGIARAMQSGVTSMTQTGMVVGTPQYLSPEQALGRGVDARSDLYSVGIMLFQLVTGRLPFEADSPLAIAYAHVQEEPVVPSSINRSLPPAVDALVTRALKKNPNERFVNAESMRDECLRVAQSFQATPPSIVPGAQTSSGAGVGSAVFPPVDQSAQAPQGNVQTPYQPGAYGPPTPTPASTPAPSYGYPQQGGYQTPPQTAAYSPQQPQHQQPQQGYSTPPPYTITPQPSAPAPGGGRKSNMPVIVGSIVVALAAIGGLIAALSLNGGDKGDDAGGDSSPSASASAVAGHKGPDTTKKIETTVCTEPDESYNDADKIKVPDFKFKNMDSVKACLQAAGWQYESKPVDENAYGEDTVMTQIPEADSDVDPKDMPKIQLYVSTGNPA
- a CDS encoding protein kinase, whose protein sequence is MAQQQRAQGPSDPEATGGGMSDAPELWGNGGLVGDGRYRLTHRLGRGGMAEVFGAEDVRLGRTVAVKLLRSDLAEDPVSKARFTREAQSVAGLNHHAVVAVYDSGEDVVGHQTVPYIVMELVEGHTIRDLLLNAEAPGPEQALIIVSGVLEALAYSHQHGIVHRDIKPANVIITNTGAVKVMDFGIARALHGAQSTMTQTGMVMGTPQYLSPEQALGKAVDHRSDLYATGCLLYELLALRPPFTGETPLSVVYQHVQDIPVPPSEVSDAAPPELDGLVMRSLAKEPDDRFQTAEEMRGLTQYGLQMLYDQGGHTGTWNTGPVEMYESVNTPAMGFAGTAGMPHPSDSGTTQIPSPILPPGRGGGGDDGGFEGHGNRGSGRGKLWILAVFAVVAIAAGVALALQNGAGNGGGNGTTQSPTASQTEKEATPSEDPSEEPSDENTEKDTSTGGNSDFTPSFTPSPSKSPTPSETEPSDPEVTPSDEPTEPTDPEVTPSEEPSEPVETGNDGGQTGADAGGVG
- a CDS encoding phosphotransferase, yielding MPRSSVSPTLSPAPPLGALLRRYAAGVPLACEPVDQGLLNRGYRLATTQGRYFLKHHFDPETADPAAIARQHCATQRLADLGVPVAPPLTGTDGRTVAVIGGHAYALHPWIDGRHRSGAQLTEVQCRRLGALLGVVHASLERVMPPRQSEERAESADPADTFALIDDLLARVRRHHPADAFDELARHRLLERRALLERHADRRPPQGGSVGWVHGDFHPFNVLYRGDTPAAIVDWDRLGVQPQAEEAVRAAVIFFVRPAGTLDLTKVRAYARAYRRSARATPSELSAAVHRVWWERLNDFWILRWHYERGDTRADPQFPAVSALAVWWTREYDAVCEAFVG
- the pdhA gene encoding pyruvate dehydrogenase (acetyl-transferring) E1 component subunit alpha — protein: MTVESTAARKPRRGAGTKRTAAKKPPGAQPDLVQLLTPEGKRVKNGEYDAYVADITPEELRGLYRDMVLTRRFDAEATSLQRQGELGLWASLLGQEAAQIGSGRATREDDYVFPTYREHGVAWCRGVDPTNLLGMFRGVNNGGWDPNSNNFHLYTIVIGSQTLHATGYAMGVAKDGADSAVIAYFGDGASSQGDVAESFTFSAVYNAPVVFFCQNNQWAISEPTERQTRVPLYQRAQGYGFPGVRVDGNDVLACLAVTKWALERARRGEGPTLVEAYTYRMGAHTTSDDPTKYRADEEREAWAAKDPIQRLRTYLEASNHADEGFFAELEAESEALGRRVREVVRAMPDPDHFAIFENVYADGHALVDEERAQFAAYQASFADEGEGK
- a CDS encoding alpha-ketoacid dehydrogenase subunit beta, giving the protein MTAEKMALAKALNESLRTALDADPKVLIMGEDVGKLGGVFRVTDGLQKDFGEERVIDTPLAESGIIGTAIGLALRGYRPVAEIQFDGFVFPAYDQIVTQLAKMHARALGKIKLPVVIRIPYGGGIGAVEHHSESPEALFAHVAGLKVVSPSNASDAYWMMQQAIQSDDPVIFFEPKRRYWDKSEVNREAIPGPLHKARVVREGSDLTLAAYGPMVKVCQEAAAAAQEEGKSLEVLDLRSMSPIDFDSLQTSVEKTRRLVVVHEAPVFLGTGAEIAARITERCFYHLEAPVLRVGGYHAPYPPARLEDEYLPGLDRVLDAVDRSLAY